A genomic stretch from Streptomyces venezuelae ATCC 10712 includes:
- a CDS encoding MCE family protein, which produces MMTKPRRPLVAGLALVLLAACGTFAVRALGDDGTRITAWFDRAVGIYAGSDLRVLGVRVGEVESVEPQGTRVRVRLRLDEGVRVPADARALVVAPSIVADRYVQLTPAYRTGPALADGAELPAARNRTPVEIDQLYDSITELSRALGPDGANSAGALSELLDTGAKNLKGNGTAIGTSIEQFGKAAKTLDGSSQDLFTTLGQLQTFTTMLKEKDGDVRTAQERLDDVVGYFAENKDDLAGALKELGKALAQVKTFIKDNRGELKKNVDRLVPITQALVEQRASLAEALDVAPLAAGNVVNAYNKDTRTLDGRANLNEISMGGPLLPLPVTGGASAGGGAAPGGPSTGTGKGER; this is translated from the coding sequence ATGATGACCAAACCCAGAAGACCCCTCGTCGCCGGGCTCGCCCTCGTGCTGCTCGCCGCCTGCGGGACCTTCGCCGTCCGCGCCCTCGGCGACGACGGCACCCGGATCACCGCCTGGTTCGACCGGGCGGTCGGCATCTACGCCGGCTCGGACCTGCGCGTCCTCGGCGTACGGGTCGGGGAGGTCGAGTCCGTCGAGCCGCAGGGCACCCGGGTCCGGGTCCGGCTCCGCCTCGACGAGGGCGTACGCGTCCCCGCCGACGCCCGGGCGCTCGTCGTCGCCCCCAGCATCGTCGCCGACCGGTACGTCCAGCTCACCCCCGCCTACCGCACCGGCCCCGCCCTCGCCGACGGCGCCGAACTGCCCGCCGCCCGCAACCGCACCCCCGTCGAGATCGACCAGCTGTACGACTCCATCACCGAACTCAGCCGGGCGCTCGGCCCCGACGGCGCCAACTCCGCCGGAGCCCTGTCCGAACTCCTCGACACCGGCGCGAAGAACCTCAAGGGCAACGGCACGGCCATCGGCACCTCCATCGAACAGTTCGGCAAGGCCGCCAAGACCCTCGACGGCAGCAGCCAGGACCTGTTCACCACCCTCGGCCAGCTCCAGACCTTCACCACCATGCTCAAGGAGAAGGACGGCGACGTCCGCACCGCGCAGGAACGCCTCGACGACGTCGTCGGCTACTTCGCCGAGAACAAGGACGACCTGGCCGGCGCCCTCAAGGAACTCGGCAAGGCCCTCGCCCAGGTCAAGACCTTCATCAAGGACAACCGCGGCGAACTGAAGAAGAACGTCGACCGGCTCGTGCCGATCACCCAGGCCCTCGTCGAGCAGCGCGCCTCCCTCGCCGAGGCCCTCGACGTCGCCCCGCTCGCCGCGGGCAACGTCGTCAACGCGTACAACAAGGACACCCGCACCCTCGACGGCCGCGCCAACCTCAACGAGATCAGCATGGGCGGACCCCTGCTCCCGCTGCCGGTGACCGGGGGCGCCTCGGCCGGCGGCGGAGCCGCCCCCGGCGGTCCGTCCACCGGCACCGGAAAGGGGGAGCGGTGA
- a CDS encoding MCE family protein, which translates to MSPRPLFKPVKERSPVAVAVVGLLLLALLAALAYNVERLPLVGGGTTYSADFTEAAGLDTGDEVRVAGVKVGEVTEVALDGAKVKVSFEVGDAWVGDRSTAAIAIKTLLGEKYLALDPLGSERQDPRTRIPQSRTTSPYDVTQAFQDLSGTVDAIDTEKLAESFETISDTFKNSPPHVRNAATGLSELSRSVSKRDAELARLLRNSKQFTKTLENKKSSFETLLEDGGSLLGELQKRRDAIRALLKGSRALGTELSGLVGDNDRQLGPTLKALSRVTGVLEKNSGQLEKTLALVGPYYRLVGNTLGSGRWFDSYLCGVVPRTYLPEASQPTTGCQPPKQKATAKGSGE; encoded by the coding sequence ATGAGCCCCCGCCCCCTGTTCAAGCCGGTCAAGGAACGCAGCCCCGTCGCCGTCGCCGTCGTCGGGCTCCTCCTCCTCGCCCTGCTGGCCGCCCTCGCCTACAACGTGGAACGGCTCCCCCTCGTCGGCGGCGGCACCACCTACAGCGCCGACTTCACCGAGGCCGCCGGACTCGACACCGGCGACGAGGTGCGCGTCGCCGGCGTCAAGGTCGGCGAGGTCACCGAGGTCGCCCTCGACGGGGCCAAGGTCAAGGTGTCGTTCGAGGTCGGCGACGCCTGGGTCGGCGACCGCTCCACCGCCGCCATCGCCATCAAGACCCTGCTCGGCGAGAAGTACCTGGCGCTCGACCCGCTGGGCTCCGAACGGCAGGACCCCCGGACCCGCATCCCGCAGTCGCGCACCACCTCCCCGTACGACGTCACCCAGGCCTTCCAGGACCTCAGCGGCACCGTCGACGCGATCGACACCGAGAAGCTCGCCGAGAGCTTCGAGACGATCTCCGACACCTTCAAGAACTCGCCGCCGCACGTCCGCAACGCCGCCACCGGACTCTCCGAACTCTCCCGGTCCGTCTCCAAGCGCGACGCCGAACTCGCCCGGCTGCTACGGAACAGCAAGCAGTTCACCAAGACCCTGGAGAACAAGAAGTCCAGCTTCGAGACGCTCCTGGAGGACGGCGGTTCCCTCCTCGGCGAACTCCAGAAGCGCCGCGACGCCATCCGCGCCCTCCTCAAGGGCAGCAGGGCCCTCGGCACCGAACTCAGCGGCCTCGTCGGCGACAACGACCGGCAGCTCGGCCCGACCCTGAAGGCCCTCAGCAGGGTCACCGGCGTCCTGGAGAAGAACAGCGGCCAGCTGGAGAAGACCCTCGCGCTCGTCGGCCCGTACTACCGGCTCGTCGGCAACACCCTCGGCAGCGGCCGCTGGTTCGACAGCTACCTGTGCGGCGTGGTGCCCCGTACCTATCTGCCCGAAGCCTCGCAGCCCACGACCGGATGCCAGCCGCCGAAACAGAAGGCGACGGCCAAGGGGAGCGGTGAATGA
- a CDS encoding MCE family protein gives MTTPPSHTRRRGLTGTLLKSLAFVLVTALATTVLGLSIANTGVGSATHSYKALFTDVTGLVKGDSVRIAGVKVGEVTDVRVVERRTAQVTFTVREDRSVPRSATAAVKYLNMVGQRYVSLGRGSGDLNGTLAEGETIPLDRTTPALDLTLLFNGFKPLFEGLSPADVNDLAGSLVQVLQGESGTVDSLMRHIGSLTKTVAAKDQVIGQVITHLNTVLATLNNREAAFGDLVVTLQKLVTGFNADRKPLGEAVQAIGALTTTTAGLFQEGRAPLKKDIRELGRLSGTLGDHTPAIEAFLANNPAKMTALARLSSYGSWFNLYLCEARVSGVGTSDGSKPPTGIAVTEPRCRG, from the coding sequence ATGACGACACCGCCCTCCCACACCCGGCGCCGCGGCCTGACCGGGACGCTCCTGAAGTCCCTCGCCTTCGTCCTGGTCACGGCGCTGGCCACCACGGTGCTCGGCCTCAGCATCGCCAACACCGGCGTCGGCTCCGCCACCCACTCGTACAAGGCGCTGTTCACCGACGTCACCGGGCTCGTCAAGGGCGACTCGGTGCGCATCGCCGGCGTGAAGGTCGGCGAGGTCACCGACGTGCGCGTCGTCGAACGACGCACGGCCCAGGTCACCTTCACGGTCCGCGAGGACCGCTCCGTGCCCCGCTCCGCGACCGCCGCCGTGAAGTACCTCAACATGGTCGGACAGCGCTACGTCTCCCTCGGCCGGGGCAGCGGGGACCTGAACGGCACCCTCGCGGAGGGGGAGACCATCCCCCTCGACCGCACCACGCCCGCCCTCGACCTGACCCTGCTGTTCAACGGCTTCAAACCGCTCTTCGAGGGCCTCTCGCCCGCCGACGTCAACGACCTCGCCGGCTCGCTCGTGCAGGTCCTCCAGGGCGAGAGCGGCACCGTCGACAGCCTCATGCGCCACATCGGCTCCCTCACCAAGACGGTCGCCGCCAAGGATCAGGTCATCGGCCAGGTCATCACCCACCTCAACACCGTCCTCGCCACCCTCAACAACCGCGAGGCCGCCTTCGGCGACCTCGTCGTCACCCTCCAGAAACTCGTCACCGGCTTCAACGCCGACCGCAAGCCCCTCGGCGAGGCCGTCCAGGCCATCGGCGCCCTCACCACCACGACCGCCGGACTGTTCCAGGAGGGCCGGGCCCCCCTCAAGAAGGACATCCGCGAACTGGGCCGGCTCTCCGGCACCCTCGGCGACCACACCCCCGCCATCGAGGCCTTCCTCGCCAACAACCCGGCCAAGATGACCGCCCTGGCCCGGCTGTCCTCGTACGGCTCCTGGTTCAACCTCTACCTCTGCGAGGCGCGCGTGAGCGGCGTGGGAACCTCCGACGGCTCCAAGCCGCCCACCGGCATCGCCGTGACCGAACCGAGGTGCCGCGGATGA
- a CDS encoding MCE family protein, whose amino-acid sequence MSDSTAETLRRRFAGVVFLLVPALLAWLAVAVYDKKFTDSDPVVVETGSVGNEMHLGAEVKLRGVVIGEVRAIDAVDGGARLTLAMRPGTLRHVPSDVRAQMLPTTLFGERFVALVPPGNPSAKPLGPGAVIPEDRSSNAVELQQVLDNVLPMLTAVQPQKLSATLSAVSKALEGRGDKLGDTLAQLDAHLRAFNPQLPALTRDLKQLVKVSHLYADAAPDIVTALTDFTTTSGTLAEKEGELARTFGATTRTAEDVTAFLRQNKDNIIRLSATSRPTLELLAEYSPSFPCTLRTLAQFVPAMDKALGKGTDRPGLHVDVTTVPSRGAYVPGRDKPSYGAGGGPRCYPVPYLGIPTAPAARASVAADQQLGPANSPQENDLVNELLAPGAQKRPGDLPDWSSMLAGPAFRGAEVTLR is encoded by the coding sequence ATGAGCGACTCAACGGCCGAGACCCTCCGCCGCCGGTTCGCCGGCGTCGTCTTCCTGCTGGTGCCCGCCCTGCTTGCCTGGCTGGCGGTCGCCGTCTACGACAAGAAGTTCACCGACTCCGACCCCGTCGTCGTCGAGACCGGCAGCGTCGGCAACGAGATGCACCTCGGCGCCGAGGTCAAACTCCGCGGCGTCGTCATCGGCGAGGTCCGCGCCATCGACGCCGTCGACGGCGGAGCCCGGCTCACCCTCGCCATGCGGCCCGGCACCCTCCGCCACGTCCCCTCCGACGTCCGCGCCCAGATGCTGCCCACCACGCTCTTCGGCGAACGGTTCGTCGCCCTCGTACCGCCAGGGAACCCCTCGGCGAAGCCACTCGGCCCCGGAGCCGTGATCCCGGAGGACCGCTCGAGCAACGCCGTCGAACTCCAGCAGGTCCTCGACAACGTCCTGCCGATGCTCACCGCCGTCCAGCCGCAGAAGCTGTCGGCGACCCTGTCGGCGGTCTCCAAGGCACTGGAAGGCCGCGGCGACAAGCTCGGCGACACCCTCGCCCAGCTCGACGCCCACCTGCGCGCCTTCAACCCCCAACTGCCCGCCCTCACCCGGGATCTGAAACAGCTCGTGAAGGTCAGCCACCTCTACGCGGACGCCGCACCGGACATCGTCACGGCGCTCACCGACTTCACCACCACCAGCGGCACCCTCGCCGAGAAGGAGGGCGAGCTGGCCCGCACCTTCGGCGCCACCACCCGGACCGCCGAGGACGTCACCGCCTTCCTGCGCCAGAACAAGGACAACATCATCCGGCTCAGCGCCACCAGCCGGCCCACCCTCGAACTGCTCGCCGAGTACTCCCCGTCCTTCCCCTGCACCCTGCGCACCCTCGCCCAGTTCGTGCCGGCCATGGACAAGGCGCTCGGCAAGGGCACCGACCGCCCCGGACTCCACGTCGACGTCACCACCGTGCCCTCGCGCGGCGCCTACGTCCCCGGCCGGGACAAGCCCTCGTACGGAGCGGGCGGCGGCCCGCGCTGCTACCCCGTGCCCTACCTCGGCATCCCGACCGCCCCCGCCGCACGCGCGTCCGTCGCCGCCGACCAGCAGCTCGGCCCCGCCAACTCCCCGCAGGAGAACGACCTCGTCAACGAACTCCTCGCCCCCGGGGCGCAGAAGCGGCCCGGCGACCTCCCCGACTGGAGCAGCATGCTGGCCGGCCCCGCGTTCCGCGGCGCGGAGGTGACCCTGCGATGA
- a CDS encoding MlaE family ABC transporter permease, which produces MASPFVWLDRSGDQLLFYVKALLWIPRTLRRYLKEVQRLLAEVAFGSGGLGVIGGTIGVMVAMTLFTGTVVGLQGYAALEQIGTAAFTGFVSAYFNTREIAPLVAGLALSATVGAGFTAQLGAMRINEEVDALEGMGIRSMPYLVTTRIIAGVVAIVPLYAIGLLSSYLASRYVTVLFNGQSQGTYDHYFNLFLSPTDVLLSVLKVLIFSVMVIIAHCYYGFRASGGPAGVGIAVGRSVRNAIVLISVTDFFLSLALWGATTTVKVAG; this is translated from the coding sequence ATGGCCTCCCCCTTCGTCTGGCTCGACCGGTCCGGCGACCAGCTCCTGTTCTACGTCAAGGCCCTGCTCTGGATCCCCAGAACACTGCGCCGGTACCTCAAGGAGGTGCAGCGCCTGCTCGCCGAGGTCGCCTTCGGCTCCGGTGGCCTCGGCGTCATCGGCGGCACCATCGGCGTCATGGTCGCGATGACCCTCTTCACCGGCACCGTCGTCGGCCTCCAGGGCTACGCCGCCCTCGAACAGATCGGCACCGCGGCCTTCACCGGCTTCGTCTCCGCGTACTTCAACACCCGCGAGATCGCCCCCCTCGTCGCCGGACTCGCCCTCTCCGCGACCGTCGGCGCCGGATTCACCGCACAGCTCGGCGCCATGCGCATCAACGAGGAGGTCGACGCCCTCGAAGGCATGGGCATCCGCTCCATGCCCTACCTGGTCACCACCCGCATCATCGCGGGCGTCGTCGCCATCGTCCCGCTGTACGCGATCGGCCTGCTCTCCTCCTACCTGGCCTCCCGCTACGTCACCGTCCTCTTCAACGGCCAGTCCCAGGGGACCTACGACCACTACTTCAACCTCTTCCTGTCGCCGACGGACGTCCTGCTCTCGGTGCTCAAGGTGCTGATCTTCAGCGTGATGGTGATCATCGCCCACTGCTACTACGGCTTCCGCGCCTCCGGCGGCCCCGCCGGCGTCGGCATCGCCGTCGGCCGCTCCGTGCGCAACGCCATCGTGCTGATCAGCGTCACCGACTTCTTCCTGTCGCTGGCCCTCTGGGGCGCGACCACGACCGTGAAGGTGGCGGGGTGA
- a CDS encoding MlaE family ABC transporter permease, whose translation MITGALRQTGRLFALAAEVSRAVFRRPFQFREFLEQFWFVASVTILPAALVSIPFGAVIALQVGSLTQQLGAQSFTGGASVLAVIQQASPLIVALLIAGAGGSAICADLGSRKIREELDAMEVMGVSPVQRLVVPRVLATMAVAVLLNGMVSVVGTLGGYFFNIILQGGTPGAYLSSFSALAQLPDLYISELKALIFGFIAGIVAAYRGLNPRGGPKGVGDAVNQSVVITFMLLFFVNMVLTGIYLQIVPPKGG comes from the coding sequence GTGATCACCGGCGCGCTGCGGCAGACCGGCCGCCTCTTCGCCCTCGCCGCAGAGGTGAGCCGGGCCGTCTTCCGGCGGCCCTTCCAGTTCCGGGAGTTCCTCGAACAGTTCTGGTTCGTCGCCAGCGTCACCATCCTGCCCGCCGCGCTCGTCTCCATCCCGTTCGGCGCGGTGATCGCCCTTCAGGTCGGCTCGCTCACCCAGCAGTTGGGTGCCCAGTCGTTCACCGGCGGCGCCAGCGTCCTCGCCGTCATCCAGCAGGCGAGCCCGCTCATCGTCGCCCTCCTGATCGCCGGCGCCGGCGGCTCCGCCATCTGCGCCGACCTCGGCTCCCGCAAGATCCGGGAGGAACTCGACGCGATGGAGGTCATGGGCGTCTCACCCGTCCAGCGCCTCGTCGTCCCGCGGGTCCTCGCCACCATGGCGGTCGCCGTGCTGCTCAACGGCATGGTCTCGGTCGTCGGCACCCTGGGCGGCTACTTCTTCAACATCATCCTCCAGGGCGGCACCCCCGGCGCCTACCTCTCCAGCTTCTCCGCCCTCGCCCAGCTGCCCGACCTCTACATCAGCGAACTCAAGGCCCTCATCTTCGGGTTCATCGCCGGCATCGTCGCCGCCTACCGGGGACTCAACCCCCGCGGCGGACCCAAGGGGGTCGGCGACGCCGTCAACCAGTCCGTCGTCATCACCTTCATGCTGCTGTTCTTCGTGAACATGGTGCTGACCGGCATCTACCTCCAGATCGTCCCGCCGAAGGGAGGCTGA
- a CDS encoding ABC transporter ATP-binding protein translates to MGIEVVVEGLTMSFGKQNIWQDVTLTLPAGEVSVMLGPSGTGKTVFLKSLIGLLKPQQGRVLINGVDMVSSPERDIYETRKLFGLMFQDGALFGSMTLFDNIAFPLREHTRKRESEIRRIVMERIELVGLLGAEGKLPGEISGGMRKRAGLARALVLDPQIVLCDEPDSGLDPVRTAYLSQLLIDLNARIDATMLIVTHNLDIAATVPDNMGMFFRRNLVTFGPREVLLTSDEPVVTQFLAGRREGPIGMSEEKDAALLAAELDNPAPHVAAPRVIVPQLEPSPGLPPRAAVGRRRERVLGMLDRLPPAARAAIRDTYAKSDTPYTLPQRERITGSGS, encoded by the coding sequence ATGGGAATCGAAGTAGTGGTTGAGGGTCTGACCATGTCCTTTGGCAAGCAGAATATCTGGCAGGACGTGACCTTGACATTGCCGGCCGGAGAGGTGAGCGTCATGCTCGGCCCTTCCGGTACCGGGAAGACGGTCTTCCTGAAATCGCTCATCGGGCTGCTGAAACCCCAGCAGGGCCGCGTCCTCATCAACGGGGTCGACATGGTCAGCAGCCCCGAACGGGACATCTACGAGACCCGGAAACTCTTCGGCCTCATGTTCCAGGACGGCGCCCTCTTCGGCTCGATGACCCTCTTCGACAACATCGCCTTCCCGCTGCGCGAGCACACCCGCAAGCGGGAGTCCGAGATCCGCCGCATCGTCATGGAACGGATCGAACTCGTCGGCCTCCTCGGCGCGGAGGGCAAACTCCCCGGCGAGATCAGCGGCGGCATGCGCAAACGAGCCGGCCTCGCCCGGGCCCTGGTCCTCGACCCGCAGATCGTCCTGTGCGACGAACCCGACTCCGGACTCGACCCCGTCCGCACCGCGTACCTCTCCCAGCTCCTCATCGACCTCAACGCGCGGATCGACGCGACGATGCTGATCGTCACCCACAACCTCGACATCGCCGCCACCGTCCCCGACAACATGGGGATGTTCTTCCGGCGCAACCTCGTCACCTTCGGCCCCCGCGAGGTGCTCCTCACCAGCGACGAGCCCGTCGTCACCCAGTTCCTCGCCGGCCGCCGCGAAGGACCCATCGGCATGTCCGAGGAGAAGGACGCCGCCCTGCTCGCCGCCGAGCTGGACAACCCCGCGCCGCACGTGGCGGCGCCCCGCGTCATCGTCCCGCAGCTCGAACCGTCCCCCGGCCTGCCGCCCCGCGCGGCCGTCGGACGCCGCCGCGAGCGCGTCCTCGGGATGCTCGACCGGCTCCCGCCCGCCGCCCGGGCCGCCATCCGCGACACGTACGCCAAGAGCGATACGCCGTACACCCTGCCCCAGCGGGAACGGATCACCGGGAGCGGCTCGTGA
- a CDS encoding DUF6801 domain-containing protein: MRGLRAAQRPSRAPARGAAIAALVALAPLLPAAAVALDPHTVDAELPYLCALPSGEQPAKVRIRATLPDRVAVGEAVRPTGAGTTVELPAAAVADLTALKAATVGAETLLSVAAGQNGRTTEVTWAGTAQPVGVPAEGPLALTTTGDVPTLTTDSAGDLTLTAGKLALGLALSTADGAATTPASLSVTCVPAKEAEGRTVLATVPVGAGTPTGSPSYPAGPSASPSSGLPSAPSVPSASSGSSGSPLPSSPTGRPTGGGTSGAPKDPESPHEAAKGPRAVAENATGGPAGRRKAPPCVTEKPTSTSLSAYITGYSNVRKLNGASLIPVSCVQIEQGEPVIDFRPDGTIHLLQKSMGSLLYQGRKQSPPFTSTFLTFGFAPTTATLVLEQAGPMTVESDVLLVFPDNIAETYIRVPLVLRVLDVKVNGTRLDVGPNCRTVTPLASPEPNPAKYPGDHLVLLGKGQLLNGTDATGYVLTSGGPLTGEVTVPAFKGCGAGGENLDRLLTASISGPGNHIKQIQGQTCAVGVEVPTEGQCTKDRQPYVVPKPER, translated from the coding sequence ATGAGAGGCCTGCGAGCCGCCCAGCGACCCTCCCGCGCCCCCGCCCGCGGCGCGGCCATCGCCGCACTCGTGGCGCTCGCCCCCCTCCTCCCCGCCGCGGCCGTGGCCCTTGACCCGCACACGGTCGACGCCGAACTGCCCTATCTCTGCGCGCTGCCCTCGGGCGAACAACCCGCGAAGGTACGGATCCGGGCGACCCTCCCCGACCGGGTGGCCGTCGGCGAGGCGGTCCGGCCCACCGGGGCCGGCACGACCGTGGAGCTCCCGGCCGCGGCCGTCGCCGATCTCACCGCGCTCAAGGCCGCCACCGTCGGGGCGGAGACGCTGCTCTCGGTCGCCGCGGGCCAGAACGGCCGTACCACCGAGGTCACCTGGGCCGGCACGGCGCAGCCCGTCGGGGTGCCCGCCGAGGGCCCGCTCGCGCTCACCACGACCGGCGACGTCCCCACCCTCACCACGGACAGCGCCGGTGACCTGACCCTCACCGCCGGGAAGCTCGCCCTCGGCCTCGCCCTCAGCACGGCCGACGGCGCGGCCACCACCCCGGCGTCCCTCTCCGTCACCTGCGTCCCGGCGAAGGAGGCGGAGGGCCGCACGGTGCTCGCCACGGTCCCCGTCGGCGCCGGCACCCCCACCGGGAGCCCGAGCTATCCCGCCGGCCCGTCGGCCTCCCCGTCCTCCGGCCTCCCCTCCGCCCCCTCCGTCCCCTCTGCCTCATCCGGCTCATCCGGCTCTCCGCTGCCGTCGTCCCCGACCGGGCGGCCGACCGGAGGCGGGACGAGCGGGGCGCCCAAGGACCCGGAGTCCCCGCACGAGGCGGCGAAGGGCCCGCGGGCGGTCGCCGAGAACGCGACCGGCGGGCCGGCGGGCCGGCGGAAGGCGCCGCCCTGCGTGACCGAGAAGCCGACCTCCACCTCGCTCTCCGCGTACATCACCGGCTACTCCAACGTGCGGAAGCTGAACGGGGCCTCGCTCATCCCGGTGTCCTGCGTGCAGATCGAGCAGGGCGAGCCGGTGATCGACTTCCGGCCGGACGGAACCATCCACCTGCTCCAGAAGTCGATGGGCTCGCTCCTGTACCAGGGGCGCAAGCAGTCCCCGCCCTTCACCTCCACGTTCCTGACCTTCGGCTTCGCCCCGACCACGGCGACCCTGGTCCTGGAGCAGGCCGGACCCATGACCGTCGAGTCGGACGTCCTCCTCGTCTTCCCCGACAACATCGCGGAGACCTACATCCGGGTGCCGCTCGTCCTGCGCGTCCTCGACGTCAAGGTCAACGGCACGCGACTGGACGTCGGCCCGAACTGCCGCACGGTCACACCGCTCGCCTCCCCCGAGCCGAATCCCGCCAAGTACCCCGGCGACCACCTGGTGCTGCTCGGCAAGGGCCAGCTCCTCAACGGCACCGACGCCACCGGCTACGTCCTCACCAGCGGCGGCCCGCTCACCGGCGAGGTGACCGTCCCCGCCTTCAAGGGCTGCGGCGCCGGCGGCGAGAACCTCGACCGGCTCCTCACCGCCTCCATCTCCGGCCCCGGCAACCACATCAAGCAGATCCAGGGCCAGACCTGCGCGGTGGGCGTCGAGGTGCCCACCGAGGGCCAGTGCACCAAGGACCGCCAGCCGTACGTGGTCCCCAAGCCCGAGCGCTGA
- a CDS encoding helix-turn-helix domain-containing protein, which yields MPAIAQSPDVGEPLDPLPREFAALMRPEIPGLIKEIGAEVQRTYPVYAHLFNGPHSDAIRQGVEQALAAFVERVADPGTNSALRDELLRKFGRVEAYEGRDLDTLQGAYRLGARIALRRAKIIGRRYNLSPTVILAFADALFAYVDELEALSREGYVMVQARAVSDVAALRRQLLHLVVAGPPLPRATIAELCQQASWELPAECTLVALRPPVAELVQAGLDRDVLADLSLPQPYLLIPGPLSADRLTMLGAALAGTPAVVGLTVPPAQAAHSIRWARRVLQLIDDGVVPDAPVVRCEDHLTTLWLLSDPALVAQLARRELAPLDELSGTRRDRLIETLRVHISTRAPAEQVGEMLGVHAQTVRYRLRNLDNHFGDRLLDPDHRFALEAALRALHLGGKRAD from the coding sequence ATGCCCGCAATCGCACAGTCACCGGACGTCGGTGAGCCGCTCGACCCGCTCCCGAGGGAGTTCGCCGCGCTGATGAGACCGGAGATCCCCGGCCTGATCAAGGAGATCGGCGCGGAGGTCCAGCGGACCTATCCCGTGTACGCCCACCTCTTCAACGGGCCCCACTCGGACGCGATCCGCCAGGGCGTGGAACAGGCGCTGGCCGCCTTCGTGGAACGGGTCGCCGATCCGGGGACGAACTCGGCCCTCCGGGACGAACTGCTGCGCAAGTTCGGCCGGGTGGAGGCCTACGAGGGCCGTGACCTCGACACCCTGCAGGGCGCCTACCGCCTCGGCGCCCGCATCGCGCTGCGCCGGGCCAAGATCATCGGCCGCCGGTACAACCTCTCCCCCACCGTGATCCTGGCCTTCGCCGACGCCCTCTTCGCCTACGTCGACGAGCTGGAGGCGCTCTCCCGCGAGGGGTACGTCATGGTCCAGGCCCGCGCGGTGTCCGATGTGGCCGCGCTGCGAAGACAGTTACTCCACCTGGTCGTCGCGGGCCCCCCACTGCCCCGGGCGACCATCGCCGAGCTCTGCCAGCAGGCCTCGTGGGAGCTCCCCGCCGAGTGCACCCTGGTCGCCCTCCGCCCGCCGGTGGCCGAGCTCGTCCAGGCGGGGCTCGACCGGGACGTCCTGGCCGACCTCAGTCTTCCCCAGCCGTATCTGCTCATCCCCGGCCCGCTCAGCGCCGACCGCCTCACGATGCTGGGCGCCGCCCTGGCCGGCACCCCCGCCGTCGTCGGTCTGACCGTGCCGCCCGCGCAGGCCGCCCACTCCATCCGCTGGGCCCGGCGGGTCCTCCAGCTCATCGACGACGGCGTCGTACCGGACGCTCCGGTCGTGCGCTGCGAGGACCATCTGACAACGTTGTGGCTGCTGTCCGACCCGGCCCTGGTGGCCCAGCTCGCCCGGCGTGAACTCGCCCCGCTCGACGAGCTGTCCGGCACCCGGCGGGACCGGCTGATCGAGACCCTGCGGGTCCACATCTCCACCCGCGCCCCCGCCGAGCAGGTCGGCGAGATGCTGGGCGTGCACGCCCAGACGGTCCGCTACCGCCTGCGGAACCTGGACAACCACTTCGGCGACCGGCTGCTCGACCCCGACCACCGCTTCGCCCTGGAGGCGGCCCTCCGCGCGCTCCACCTCGGCGGGAAGCGGGCGGACTGA